Part of the Limisphaera ngatamarikiensis genome is shown below.
GCCGGACGACCGAAACCGGGACCCGTCAGGATGCGGACATTCCAATCATGGGAGGAAGTGCCGCTGTTCGACAGCGAGTCGGCCGAGGCCGAGTTCTGGATGGAGAACCGGCCCGACATTCGGCTGATGGAAGCGGCAGTGGTGGGGAGTCAACAGTGGACCGACTCGGTGACGATCACCCTGCGCATGGATCCCCGAATGTTGGCGCGAATCAAACGGTTGGCC
Proteins encoded:
- a CDS encoding CopG family antitoxin; amino-acid sequence: MRTFQSWEEVPLFDSESAEAEFWMENRPDIRLMEAAVVGSQQWTDSVTITLRMDPRMLARIKRLARSRYLNYQSMIKQWLSERLEQELRERSPNRFP